From the genome of Lotus japonicus ecotype B-129 chromosome 6, LjGifu_v1.2, one region includes:
- the LOC130722513 gene encoding uncharacterized protein LOC130722513 has translation MTSEIEIQDPTGTVGASIHHKVFTESVFAKDITVGSVLLLQKVAVFSPRKSNCYLNITLSNVVKVFSKDSAPPPGSFTNITED, from the exons ATGACATCTGAGATTGAGATTCAGGACCCTACGGGCACTGTTGGCGCTAGTATCCATCACAAGGTCTTCACTGAAAGCGTATTTGCGAAagacataactgttggatctgttctgcTTCTCCAAAAG GTCGCTGTGTTCTCTCCTAGAAAGTCTAATTGTTATCTGAATATAACCTTGTCCAATGTAGTCAAG GTATTTTCAAAGGACAGTGCACCTCCACCTGGAAGCTTCACAAACATAACAGAAGATTAA
- the LOC130724769 gene encoding protein yippee-like — MVLASVRKGSWYRDGLRAALQGIWENGLFSLLLHGPLDGRWSRIIQKNIPHVKKRKAYLFNKVVNVSLGEKEDRMMMTGLHTVADIFCVGCGSMVSWKYETAHDKGQKYKEGKSVLERYKMPGPDGSNYWISHEANIGGSDADDA; from the exons ATGGTTCTGGCTTCGGTTAGGAAGGGGAGCTGGTACAGAGATGGTTTAAGAGCAGCTTTGCAGGGGATTTGGGAGAATGgtcttttttctcttcttctccatgGTCCTTTGGATGGAAGATGGAGCAGAATCATTCAA AAAAATATTCCACATGTGAAAAAGAGGAAAGCTTATCTCTTCAATAAGGTCGTGAATGTTTCTCTTGGTGAAAAAGAGGATAGAATGATGATGACTGGGTTACATACTGTGGCTGACATTTTCTGTGTGGGTTGCGGATCGATGGTCAGTTGGAAATATGAGACTGCCCATGATAAAGGCCAGAAGTACAAGGAAGGAAAATCTGTGCTTGAACGGTACAAAATGCCAGGTCCTGACGGAAGCAATTATTGGATCAGCCATGAAGCAAATATTGGTGGAAGTGATGCAGATGATGCTTAA